A genomic region of Methanosphaera sp. WGK6 contains the following coding sequences:
- a CDS encoding GNAT family N-acetyltransferase, with product MDKYIKTNYHRISKDYEYELIQSKNKSLNKQLIIEMVNDLRKSNYETYMILCDYDIIGFFTLCIDNYEFVPKIQCNVLKIICLYIYEPYRLRGIGTEVLNDIIWSIKNTDCNCVLVNSFVDSAMFFLKNGFDFYKRSYMDYKNKYNIITLYKKLK from the coding sequence ATGGATAAATACATTAAAACGAATTATCATAGAATAAGTAAAGATTATGAATATGAACTTATACAATCTAAAAATAAATCTCTTAATAAACAATTAATTATTGAAATGGTTAATGATTTAAGAAAAAGTAATTATGAGACGTATATGATATTATGTGATTATGATATTATTGGATTTTTCACATTATGTATAGATAATTATGAATTTGTTCCAAAAATTCAGTGTAATGTTTTAAAAATAATTTGTCTGTATATTTATGAACCATATCGTTTAAGAGGTATTGGTACTGAAGTCTTAAATGATATAATATGGTCTATAAAAAATACTGATTGTAATTGTGTGTTGGTGAATTCTTTTGTTGATTCAGCAATGTTTTTCTTAAAGAATGGCTTTGATTTCTATAAGAGAAGTTATATGGATTATAAGAATAAGTATAATATCATAACTTTGTATAAAAAATTAAAATAA
- a CDS encoding adenylosuccinate synthetase: MTCTILVGGQWGDEGKGKCITYFCTKDKPEIIARAGVGPNAGHSVEFNGEKYGLRLTPSGFFNKEARLLIGAGVLVNPDVFKHELEYLSKYDVDGRTFMDSHCAIITEKHTQADKDSSYLSKKIGTTGSGCGPANADRINRTIDYAQDIDDLEDYITDVPSEVNKAIDEGKNVFIEGSQGFGLSLYYGTYPYVTSKDTCASTAAADVGVGPTKIDHVVVIFKAYTTRVGEGPFPTEISPEEAEKMGIEEYGVVTGRKRRVGLFDKDFARRSCMINGATQVALTCIDRLYPECAKVNKYEDLSQEAREYIEDIEESIGVPITIISTGPDLVDTIDLRDEKL, encoded by the coding sequence ATGACATGTACCATATTAGTTGGTGGACAATGGGGAGACGAAGGTAAAGGAAAATGTATCACATACTTCTGTACCAAAGACAAACCAGAAATAATTGCTAGAGCAGGAGTAGGACCTAACGCAGGACACTCTGTTGAATTTAACGGTGAAAAATACGGGTTAAGACTAACACCATCAGGATTCTTCAATAAAGAAGCAAGACTATTAATAGGCGCTGGTGTACTAGTTAACCCAGATGTATTTAAACATGAACTAGAATACCTCAGCAAATATGACGTTGATGGTAGAACATTTATGGATTCACATTGTGCAATAATCACTGAAAAACATACCCAAGCAGATAAAGACTCATCATACCTATCTAAAAAAATAGGAACAACAGGAAGTGGCTGTGGCCCAGCAAATGCAGATCGTATAAACAGAACTATTGACTATGCTCAAGATATAGATGACTTAGAAGACTACATTACAGATGTACCATCTGAAGTAAACAAAGCAATAGATGAAGGAAAAAATGTATTTATTGAAGGATCCCAAGGATTTGGATTATCATTATACTATGGAACATACCCTTATGTAACCAGTAAAGATACTTGTGCAAGCACAGCTGCTGCTGATGTAGGTGTAGGTCCAACAAAAATAGATCATGTAGTTGTAATATTTAAAGCATACACTACCAGAGTAGGAGAAGGACCATTCCCAACTGAAATATCACCAGAAGAAGCAGAAAAAATGGGAATAGAAGAATATGGAGTAGTAACTGGACGTAAACGAAGAGTAGGATTATTTGACAAAGACTTCGCAAGAAGATCATGTATGATTAATGGTGCTACACAAGTTGCATTAACCTGTATTGACAGATTATACCCAGAATGTGCTAAAGTAAACAAATACGAAGATTTATCACAAGAAGCAAGAGAATACATAGAAGATATTGAAGAGAGTATTGGTGTACCAATTACAATAATATCCACAGGACCAGACCTTGTTGATACAATTGATTTAAGAGATGAAAAATTATAA
- a CDS encoding glycosyltransferase family 2 protein: MSNVAVLLPAYNEEVAIASMILLSSKYADEVIVIDDGSSDRTSDISKLAGATVLRHETNEGKGAALKTGFMYAKDFDIIVTIDADGQHNPAEIPDVIKPIEDDVADIVNGSRYINGTDKNTPKYRRVGQTVLDTATNIASGVKLTDTQSGFRAFSSDSVKYFNFDPDGFGIESDMLIEASNNNLRITEVEITVRYDVETSTDNPVVQGLSVLMRILEIMRFNRPLYFYGISGSIILFFGILILLTIRNTIYGGNIYLMAIGIFVMIMGIILFLSGIFTDTMTRFKK; this comes from the coding sequence ATGAGTAATGTTGCAGTTTTACTACCAGCATATAATGAAGAAGTAGCTATAGCTAGTATGATTTTATTATCATCCAAATATGCTGATGAAGTTATAGTTATAGATGATGGGAGTTCTGATAGAACTTCAGATATTTCTAAATTAGCTGGAGCTACAGTTTTACGTCATGAAACTAATGAAGGAAAAGGTGCAGCATTAAAAACTGGTTTTATGTATGCTAAAGACTTTGATATTATTGTTACAATTGATGCTGATGGACAACATAATCCAGCGGAAATACCTGATGTTATAAAGCCAATAGAAGATGATGTTGCTGATATTGTTAATGGAAGTCGTTATATTAATGGTACTGATAAGAATACACCTAAATATAGGCGTGTTGGACAAACAGTTTTAGATACAGCAACTAATATTGCATCAGGTGTGAAATTAACAGATACACAGAGTGGTTTCAGAGCATTTTCTTCTGATTCAGTTAAATACTTTAACTTTGATCCTGATGGTTTTGGAATAGAAAGTGACATGTTAATTGAAGCATCAAATAATAATCTGCGCATAACAGAAGTAGAAATAACTGTTAGGTATGATGTAGAAACAAGCACGGATAATCCAGTAGTACAAGGATTAAGTGTACTTATGAGAATTTTAGAAATCATGAGATTTAATCGTCCATTATATTTCTATGGAATTAGTGGTTCAATAATATTATTCTTTGGTATTTTAATATTATTAACAATAAGAAATACTATCTATGGTGGTAATATTTACCTAATGGCTATAGGTATTTTTGTAATGATTATGGGAATTATTTTATTTTTATCTGGAATATTCACTGATACAATGACTAGATTTAAAAAATAG
- the cobM gene encoding precorrin-4 C(11)-methyltransferase gives MNFEDYQGKVIFIGAGPGDPELITVKGAEAIKNADVIIYAGSLVNPAVLDIAKEDAVIYDSAEMNLDEIIDVIQKAHDENKITARVHTGDPSIYGAIAEQINQLKALDIGYTIIPGVSSLFGTAAALESQLTLPEVSQTIIITRPEGRTPKPSKEALCKLAEHNATMCIFLGIHMIEEVVAELTKEYDINTPVAVVKKATWPDQEIVRGDLSNIAQKVHDAGFTKTAMIVVGDVLDQQSGEQSKLYDPKFAHMYRDAE, from the coding sequence ATGAATTTTGAAGATTATCAAGGAAAAGTAATTTTTATAGGGGCAGGTCCTGGAGATCCAGAACTCATAACAGTTAAAGGTGCAGAAGCAATTAAAAATGCAGATGTAATTATATATGCTGGTTCATTAGTAAATCCTGCAGTATTAGATATTGCAAAAGAAGATGCTGTAATTTATGATAGTGCAGAAATGAATTTAGATGAAATTATTGATGTAATACAAAAGGCTCATGATGAAAATAAAATTACAGCACGTGTACATACAGGAGATCCTTCAATATACGGGGCAATTGCTGAACAAATTAACCAGCTAAAAGCATTAGATATTGGTTATACTATCATTCCTGGAGTAAGTAGTTTATTTGGAACAGCAGCTGCACTTGAATCACAACTTACATTACCTGAAGTATCACAAACTATTATCATCACAAGACCTGAAGGAAGAACACCAAAACCTTCAAAAGAAGCATTATGCAAATTAGCAGAACATAATGCTACAATGTGTATATTCTTAGGAATTCACATGATTGAAGAAGTTGTTGCAGAACTTACAAAAGAATATGATATAAATACACCTGTAGCAGTAGTTAAAAAAGCCACATGGCCTGACCAAGAAATTGTCAGGGGAGATTTATCTAACATAGCTCAAAAGGTTCATGATGCTGGATTTACAAAAACTGCAATGATTGTAGTAGGTGATGTATTAGATCAACAAAGTGGGGAACAATCTAAATTGTATGACCCTAAATTTGCACACATGTATAGAGATGCAGAGTAA